Proteins encoded within one genomic window of Phycisphaerae bacterium:
- the trpD gene encoding anthranilate phosphoribosyltransferase has translation MHTPALLARLVAREDLSRADARALFDALMDNTLEPAVVAAVLTALAAKGETVDELVGAAEAMRARVTPVRPPLGLAAIDTCGTGGDGRPVFNVSTAVAIVAAAAGATVAKHGNRSNVRPSGSAEALGALGIDTDADVPVIERCLAECRVAFLYAVRLHPAMRYAAPVRRALGIRTIFNLVGPLTNPAGVRRQLLGVNRPHLVDTLSAALRELGAERAMVVHGREGLCDLSIAGPSRVARLDEHGIQCEDVDPRVVGIEPTPLERVHVTSPATSAAMIERVLAGQTGPARDMVVFNSAAALWVAGLCDDWPSGADRARAALDSGAARRTLEAWRRLAPAPPAHST, from the coding sequence ATGCACACGCCGGCGTTGCTCGCTCGCCTGGTCGCCCGCGAGGATCTGTCGCGCGCGGACGCGCGGGCGCTCTTTGACGCCCTGATGGACAACACGCTGGAGCCCGCGGTGGTCGCCGCGGTGCTCACCGCGCTGGCCGCCAAGGGCGAGACCGTGGACGAGCTCGTCGGCGCCGCCGAGGCGATGCGCGCCCGCGTCACGCCGGTGCGGCCGCCGCTCGGCCTCGCCGCGATCGATACCTGCGGCACGGGCGGTGACGGCCGCCCGGTTTTCAACGTGTCCACCGCGGTGGCAATTGTCGCCGCCGCCGCCGGCGCGACCGTCGCCAAGCACGGCAACCGCAGCAACGTCCGGCCGAGTGGCTCGGCGGAGGCCCTGGGCGCGCTGGGGATCGATACGGACGCGGACGTGCCGGTCATCGAGCGCTGCCTCGCCGAATGTCGTGTGGCGTTTCTCTACGCGGTCCGGCTGCACCCCGCGATGCGCTACGCGGCCCCTGTGCGGCGCGCGCTCGGCATTCGCACGATCTTCAACCTCGTCGGCCCACTGACCAATCCAGCCGGTGTGCGCCGCCAGTTGCTGGGCGTCAATCGGCCGCACCTGGTCGATACGCTCAGTGCCGCGCTGCGTGAACTCGGCGCGGAGCGTGCCATGGTCGTCCATGGCCGGGAGGGCCTCTGCGACCTGAGCATCGCCGGTCCGTCGCGCGTCGCCCGCTTGGACGAGCACGGCATCCAGTGCGAGGATGTCGACCCGCGCGTGGTCGGCATCGAGCCCACGCCGCTCGAACGCGTCCACGTGACCTCGCCCGCAACGAGTGCGGCAATGATCGAGCGTGTCCTCGCCGGTCAGACCGGCCCAGCGCGCGACATGGTCGTGTTCAATTCGGCGGCCGCCCTGTGGGTCGCCGGCCTGTGCGACGACTGGCCGTCTGGGGCGGACCGGGCGCGCGCCGCGCTCGACAGCGGGGCGGCGCGCCGCACGCTCGAGGCGTGGCGACGACTCGCACCGGCACCGCCGGCGCACTCCACCTGA
- a CDS encoding sugar ABC transporter substrate-binding protein, whose translation MSWTHVRRRFAGGSALTALSYLIVFASLMGCERSDGPPSGDARALRGALVAVIGPAEGHPQWPGIRGGAERFAAGNPSLRLLCTAPREEWGETLATAVERVLSDRPAIVCLWITDPEAAAPSVARIANQQVVLVTMNARATAGYPAAHVDLDWSSAAHLLGSQLGVVAAGRRSYVLVHEEGRDPLATACYRRFAAAASRQYDLTLLEARRGTGDPRAAVEELLGRFSHAGLVITLNPDVWLTARAGWDGELRARNREFRFATLSAAPVLWSRLGTPAAPGDAAALVGPLDGQIGYAAVELAARLLLGTQRATLERVISCELVTPETLADFAQRYAAAANGLDVSKWLPRTTTAPAAR comes from the coding sequence ATGTCATGGACGCACGTACGACGCAGGTTCGCCGGGGGCAGCGCGTTGACGGCCCTATCGTATCTCATTGTCTTTGCGTCACTTATGGGCTGCGAGCGCTCGGACGGTCCGCCGTCGGGCGACGCGCGGGCCCTGCGCGGCGCGCTCGTTGCGGTGATCGGACCCGCCGAGGGACACCCGCAATGGCCCGGTATTCGCGGTGGCGCGGAGCGCTTCGCCGCCGGCAACCCTTCGCTCCGACTGCTGTGCACCGCCCCCCGCGAGGAGTGGGGCGAAACGCTGGCGACCGCGGTGGAGCGCGTCCTGTCCGATCGGCCGGCGATCGTTTGCCTGTGGATCACGGATCCCGAAGCCGCCGCACCGAGCGTTGCACGGATTGCGAACCAGCAGGTGGTCCTGGTCACGATGAACGCGCGCGCCACGGCTGGATACCCGGCGGCCCATGTGGACCTCGACTGGTCCAGCGCGGCGCACCTGCTCGGCAGCCAGCTCGGCGTGGTCGCCGCCGGCCGGCGCAGCTATGTCCTGGTCCACGAGGAGGGGCGCGATCCGCTCGCCACCGCCTGCTACCGGCGCTTCGCGGCAGCGGCTTCGCGGCAGTACGACCTGACGCTGCTTGAGGCGCGCCGCGGCACTGGCGACCCGCGCGCGGCGGTCGAGGAGCTTCTGGGGCGGTTCTCGCACGCGGGCCTGGTTATTACGCTGAATCCAGATGTCTGGCTGACGGCGCGGGCGGGCTGGGACGGTGAGCTGCGGGCCCGCAATCGCGAATTCCGCTTCGCGACGTTGTCGGCGGCGCCCGTGCTGTGGTCGCGGCTGGGAACGCCGGCCGCGCCGGGCGACGCGGCCGCGCTCGTTGGGCCGCTGGACGGCCAGATCGGGTACGCGGCCGTTGAGTTGGCGGCGCGCCTGTTGCTCGGCACGCAGCGCGCGACGCTGGAGCGCGTGATCTCCTGCGAACTGGTTACGCCGGAGACCCTCGCCGATTTCGCGCAGCGCTACGCGGCCGCAGCGAACGGGCTGGACGTCTCCAAGTGGCTGCCCCGGACGACGACCGCACCAGCCGCAAGATAG
- a CDS encoding saccharopine dehydrogenase NADP-binding domain-containing protein: MKKILVLGAGLVSRPLVRYLLNPPDFHVTVASRTVSKAEALIAGHPRGAALQLLANETAKLEKLVSEHDLAISLLPAPLHPVVAEMCVSHRKHMVTTSYVSPKMRALDGAARAAGVMLLNEVGVDPGIDHMSAMRIIHDVAKRGGQVVSFKSYCGGLPAPEANDNPWGYKFSWSPRGVCTAGKNAARYRENGKLVEIPGPELFSHHHPVPVAGIGELEGYPNRDSLIYVEIYGLAGIETMFRGTLRYPGWCACLKKVVDLGLLDETPVTYPAGMTFAEWIAGFIKSKTTKDLRAQVAQHLKLDVKSNVLDRFEWLGLFSNDPLPITGQQTTALDVLAARLDAKMPYKKGERDMIVLIHRFVARFPDGKEQRISSTLIDYGQPDGDSSMARTVSLPAAVGSKLILTGQIRTTGVHVPVTPEIYNPILDELATMDICCVEKTER, translated from the coding sequence ATGAAGAAGATTCTCGTTCTCGGTGCCGGTCTGGTTTCCCGTCCGCTGGTCCGCTACCTGCTGAATCCGCCGGACTTCCACGTCACCGTCGCGTCGCGGACCGTCAGCAAGGCGGAAGCCCTGATCGCCGGCCATCCGCGCGGCGCGGCGTTGCAGTTGCTGGCCAACGAGACTGCCAAGCTCGAGAAGCTGGTCAGCGAGCATGACCTGGCCATCAGCCTGTTGCCGGCACCGCTGCACCCGGTCGTCGCCGAGATGTGCGTCTCGCACCGCAAGCACATGGTCACGACGTCGTACGTGAGCCCGAAAATGCGCGCCCTCGACGGGGCGGCGCGCGCCGCCGGCGTCATGCTGCTCAACGAGGTCGGCGTGGACCCCGGCATCGACCACATGTCGGCGATGCGGATCATCCACGATGTCGCCAAGCGGGGCGGCCAAGTCGTTTCCTTCAAGTCCTACTGCGGCGGGCTGCCCGCGCCGGAAGCCAACGACAACCCGTGGGGCTACAAGTTCTCGTGGAGCCCGCGCGGCGTGTGCACGGCCGGCAAGAACGCCGCCCGCTATCGCGAGAATGGCAAGCTGGTCGAGATCCCCGGGCCGGAGCTGTTCTCGCACCATCATCCGGTGCCGGTGGCAGGCATCGGCGAGCTGGAAGGCTACCCGAACCGCGACTCGCTGATTTACGTCGAGATCTACGGGCTCGCGGGCATCGAGACTATGTTCCGCGGGACGCTGCGTTATCCCGGCTGGTGCGCGTGCCTGAAGAAGGTCGTGGACCTGGGCCTGCTCGACGAGACGCCGGTCACCTATCCCGCCGGGATGACTTTCGCCGAGTGGATCGCGGGGTTCATCAAGAGCAAAACGACCAAGGACCTGCGGGCCCAGGTCGCGCAGCACCTGAAACTCGACGTGAAGTCCAACGTGCTCGATCGCTTCGAGTGGCTTGGCCTGTTCTCAAACGACCCGCTGCCGATCACCGGCCAGCAGACGACGGCGCTCGATGTGCTCGCCGCGCGGCTGGATGCGAAGATGCCGTACAAGAAGGGCGAGCGGGACATGATCGTGCTCATCCACCGCTTCGTGGCGCGCTTCCCGGACGGCAAGGAGCAGCGGATCTCGTCAACGCTGATCGACTATGGCCAGCCCGACGGCGACAGTTCGATGGCCCGCACTGTCAGCCTGCCGGCGGCGGTCGGCAGCAAGCTGATCCTCACGGGGCAGATTCGCACGACCGGCGTGCATGTGCCCGTGACGCCGGAGATCTACAACCCGATCCTCGATGAGCTGGCCACGATGGACATCTGCTGCGTCGAGAAGACGGAGAGATAG
- a CDS encoding signal peptidase II, producing the protein MSTDAVPPPVLTAAPPPVAAVAHAGGDEVPALRSVAAHLRLWCVVGLGLVLDLWSKEWAFHTLRQGGHRVLIPNVLEFHTTLNPGALFGIGRGKTELFLVASVLALVLVIWMFAQCPRRRWLTQIALGAILAGALGNMYDRAFVVLVEFGLPTAQGTVARYYTTTESPDGSWILLHEYPAAAEQTPRRIPKAYSDRLLPPIGYVRDFIKIPTRWLGGRELWPWVFNVADALLVVGVGILAVRLLLDRKAHAAVGEPKLDAGAASP; encoded by the coding sequence TTGTCCACCGACGCCGTCCCCCCACCTGTGCTGACCGCCGCCCCACCACCGGTTGCCGCTGTCGCACACGCCGGCGGTGACGAAGTCCCCGCGCTGCGCAGCGTCGCCGCGCACCTGCGTCTGTGGTGCGTGGTGGGGCTCGGGCTGGTGCTCGACCTGTGGTCGAAAGAGTGGGCGTTCCACACGCTGCGGCAAGGCGGTCACCGGGTGCTGATCCCGAATGTGCTCGAGTTCCATACGACGCTGAACCCCGGCGCGCTGTTCGGCATCGGCAGGGGGAAGACCGAGCTGTTTCTGGTCGCGTCGGTGCTGGCGCTCGTGCTGGTGATCTGGATGTTCGCGCAGTGTCCGCGCCGGCGGTGGCTGACGCAGATCGCGCTGGGTGCGATTCTGGCCGGCGCCCTGGGGAACATGTACGACCGCGCGTTCGTCGTGCTCGTCGAATTCGGGCTGCCGACCGCGCAGGGCACCGTCGCGCGCTACTACACGACCACGGAGAGCCCCGACGGCTCGTGGATCCTGCTGCACGAATATCCCGCGGCGGCGGAGCAGACGCCACGGCGCATTCCGAAGGCGTATTCCGACCGCCTGTTGCCGCCGATCGGCTATGTGCGCGATTTCATCAAAATTCCGACACGCTGGCTGGGTGGGCGCGAGTTGTGGCCGTGGGTTTTCAACGTCGCGGACGCGCTGCTGGTGGTGGGCGTGGGGATTCTCGCGGTGCGGCTGCTGCTGGACCGCAAGGCGCACGCGGCGGTAGGCGAACCCAAGCTTGACGCCGGCGCCGCGAGCCCCTAA
- a CDS encoding trypsin-like peptidase domain-containing protein, with protein MFRSHRPVRRTPWAVAAIAVLCVGVGDRGLTPGAAAVERGELQATSDELAQLQADLPEVQTVSRAFRLVAKIARPGVVHIRVRGGEREGDDADGSQRLRERLKDMIPPDQLEHWLRRIPDGSASGIVMDAAGHILTNNHVVANRAEITVVLSDEREFDATIVGRDPKTDLAVVKIDAPDLHPLTFGDSDALDVGDWVIAVGSPFGLTQTVTHGIVSAKGRTRVAGVDIRYQDFIQTDAAINPGNSGGPLLNLRGEVVGVNTAIATHGDGVNAGIAFTIPSNMAVKIAAQLKAGGEVRRGYLGILPTGLTRDDVEIFGLRDTNGVLVDKVIEDSPAARSGLQLEDVIMSVNGTPVTGLEQFRTLVADLGPDESARLRIVRDRREQDLTVRLGLQPEDVTAPVSALRDEGRPLARLGLGVRTARTGGVLDFWMGRYDEVPRGVMIMRLDEQSTEAAPDVQPFEVVVGCNGRPVSSVHELNELLKGVAAGEKVRLEILEPTGDRRIVPATVHAK; from the coding sequence ATGTTTAGATCGCATAGGCCGGTACGTCGGACGCCCTGGGCCGTGGCGGCCATCGCCGTGCTGTGCGTCGGCGTCGGCGACCGCGGACTCACCCCCGGCGCCGCCGCCGTCGAACGCGGCGAACTCCAGGCGACCAGCGACGAGTTGGCCCAGCTGCAGGCCGACTTGCCCGAAGTGCAGACCGTCTCGCGCGCGTTTCGGCTGGTCGCGAAGATCGCACGCCCCGGCGTAGTGCATATCCGCGTGCGTGGCGGCGAGCGCGAGGGCGATGACGCGGACGGCAGCCAGCGGCTGCGCGAGCGATTGAAGGACATGATCCCGCCCGATCAGCTCGAGCACTGGTTGCGGCGCATCCCCGATGGCTCGGCCAGCGGAATCGTGATGGACGCGGCCGGCCACATCCTGACGAACAACCACGTCGTCGCCAACCGCGCGGAGATCACCGTGGTGCTGTCCGACGAGCGCGAGTTCGACGCCACGATCGTCGGCCGCGACCCGAAGACCGATCTCGCCGTCGTCAAGATCGACGCCCCCGACCTGCACCCGCTGACCTTCGGCGACAGCGACGCCCTCGACGTCGGTGACTGGGTCATCGCCGTCGGCTCGCCGTTTGGCCTGACGCAGACCGTGACGCACGGCATCGTCAGCGCCAAGGGCCGGACGCGCGTCGCGGGCGTCGACATCCGCTACCAGGACTTCATCCAGACCGACGCCGCGATTAACCCGGGCAACTCCGGCGGCCCGCTGCTGAACCTGCGCGGCGAGGTCGTCGGCGTGAACACGGCGATCGCGACGCACGGCGACGGCGTCAACGCGGGCATCGCCTTCACAATTCCATCCAACATGGCGGTCAAGATCGCCGCTCAGCTCAAGGCCGGCGGCGAGGTCCGCCGCGGCTACCTCGGCATCCTGCCGACCGGCCTGACGCGCGACGACGTCGAGATCTTCGGCCTGCGCGACACGAACGGCGTGCTGGTGGACAAGGTGATCGAGGACTCGCCGGCGGCGCGCAGCGGTCTGCAGCTCGAGGACGTGATCATGTCGGTGAACGGTACGCCGGTCACCGGCCTGGAGCAGTTTCGCACGCTCGTGGCCGACTTGGGCCCGGATGAAAGCGCCCGGCTGCGCATCGTGCGTGATCGACGGGAGCAGGACCTGACGGTGCGGCTGGGTCTGCAGCCGGAAGATGTGACGGCGCCGGTTTCCGCGCTGCGCGACGAGGGCCGGCCGCTGGCGCGCCTGGGGCTCGGCGTGCGGACGGCCCGCACGGGCGGCGTGCTCGACTTCTGGATGGGCCGCTACGACGAGGTACCGCGCGGCGTCATGATCATGCGACTGGACGAGCAGTCGACGGAGGCCGCACCGGATGTGCAGCCGTTTGAAGTGGTTGTCGGCTGCAACGGCAGGCCGGTGTCGTCGGTCCATGAGCTGAATGAGCTGCTGAAGGGCGTCGCGGCGGGCGAGAAAGTCCGCCTGGAGATACTCGAGCCCACCGGCGATCGACGCATCGTCCCTGCGACCGTTCACGCGAAGTAG
- the nadB gene encoding L-aspartate oxidase, producing the protein MSSAIGRRRYLTNFEHHRLPHLFTDVLVLGSGIAGLEAALQAAEHADVVVVTKDRADHSATAYAQGGIAAATIPGDTPDQHARDTIDVACGLGHPALIRSVVSEAPELVRALEQYGAVFDRNGPQLEAGREGGHSVARIIHAADTTGREILRALLARAQSHPRIRIFEQCFAIDLLTHEGQVVGVLTAHPKHGHQMFWATTTILATGGCGRAYRETTNPAVATGDGLAMAFRAGAVLRDLEMVQFHPTTLYVAGAARELISEAVRGEGARLVTREGRRFMLHYDQRAELAPRDIVSRAIAAEMQRGHSPCVYLDVRHFPPGHFAERFPNLARLCADFDIQPERDLIPVRPSAHYAVGGVVVDERGQTNLAGLLACGEVASSGLHGANRLASNSLLEGLVYGRRAGRLAGELATANHRINSPLPVSHLLPRSTRTELDLTDVANSLTSLMSRNVAVERSGDRLRETIEIVEFWARYVMDKVFDTPRAWETQNLLTVALGIATGAATRCESRGVHYRTDFPQPDPHWRCHIDLVRTDDEVQVSTSPVAEA; encoded by the coding sequence ATGAGCAGTGCCATCGGCCGCCGCCGCTACCTGACCAATTTTGAGCACCACCGCCTGCCGCACCTGTTCACCGACGTGCTGGTGCTGGGCTCCGGCATCGCCGGGCTGGAAGCGGCACTGCAGGCGGCCGAGCACGCCGACGTCGTGGTCGTCACCAAGGACCGCGCCGATCACTCGGCCACGGCCTACGCCCAGGGCGGCATCGCGGCCGCGACGATTCCGGGCGATACGCCGGACCAGCACGCCCGCGACACGATCGACGTGGCCTGTGGCCTGGGCCACCCGGCGCTCATCCGCAGCGTGGTGAGCGAGGCGCCGGAGCTGGTGCGGGCGCTCGAGCAATACGGCGCGGTATTTGACCGCAACGGCCCGCAGCTCGAGGCCGGTCGCGAGGGTGGGCACTCGGTGGCGCGGATCATCCACGCCGCCGACACGACCGGGCGCGAGATCCTGCGTGCGCTGCTGGCGCGGGCGCAATCCCATCCGCGCATCCGCATTTTCGAACAGTGCTTTGCGATCGACCTGCTGACGCACGAAGGACAGGTCGTCGGCGTGCTCACCGCCCACCCGAAGCATGGCCACCAGATGTTCTGGGCCACCACGACGATCCTCGCGACCGGCGGCTGCGGCCGGGCCTACCGTGAGACGACCAACCCCGCCGTGGCGACCGGGGACGGGCTGGCGATGGCGTTTCGGGCCGGCGCGGTGCTGCGCGATCTCGAGATGGTGCAGTTCCACCCGACCACGCTGTACGTCGCCGGGGCCGCCCGCGAGCTGATCAGCGAGGCCGTCCGCGGCGAGGGCGCGCGCCTGGTGACCCGCGAGGGCCGGCGATTCATGCTGCACTACGACCAGCGCGCCGAGCTGGCGCCGCGCGACATTGTCAGCCGTGCCATCGCCGCCGAGATGCAGCGCGGGCACAGCCCCTGCGTGTATCTCGACGTGCGGCATTTTCCGCCGGGGCATTTCGCCGAGCGCTTTCCGAACCTGGCGCGACTGTGCGCCGATTTCGACATCCAGCCGGAACGCGACCTGATTCCCGTCCGGCCGAGCGCCCACTACGCGGTGGGCGGCGTCGTGGTGGACGAACGCGGGCAGACGAACCTGGCCGGGCTGCTGGCGTGCGGCGAGGTGGCGTCGAGCGGGCTGCACGGCGCGAATCGCCTGGCGAGCAACTCGCTGCTCGAAGGGCTGGTTTATGGGCGGCGGGCGGGGCGACTCGCCGGCGAGCTGGCGACCGCGAATCACCGCATCAACAGCCCCCTGCCGGTCAGTCATCTGCTGCCGCGCTCGACCCGCACCGAGTTGGACCTGACCGACGTCGCCAACAGCCTGACGAGCCTGATGTCGCGCAACGTGGCGGTCGAGCGCAGCGGCGATCGGCTGCGCGAGACGATCGAGATCGTGGAGTTCTGGGCGCGCTACGTGATGGACAAGGTCTTCGATACGCCGCGCGCCTGGGAAACGCAAAACTTGCTGACCGTGGCGCTGGGGATCGCGACCGGCGCGGCCACGCGCTGCGAGTCGCGCGGCGTGCACTACCGCACGGATTTCCCGCAGCCCGACCCGCACTGGCGATGCCATATCGACCTGGTGCGGACGGACGACGAGGTCCAGGTGTCGACCAGCCCGGTCGCGGAGGCGTGA
- a CDS encoding glycosyltransferase family 39 protein produces the protein MPRQRPTARQLTLALAVLGLIWRTVHYALGMPIWGDEAFVAVDLVVRDYREMIEPSVYGQIVPLLFMWAELAISRVLGLSEQALHLLPYVAGVVALLLFWRFAGRVLPRRAALLAIGIFAASFYVVRHSAEVKPYETDLLVALGMTMLAWSVFEQPRSAARWVALVVLAAVSPWCAYPVAFIGGSVGVLLTWLLVREKGRAGVLAGWLAFGLVFCASYGWMYWVYGRPHAQFASHLTEITMWRKTFPPLAEPWKLPAWFVGIHTGLMFAYPHGGTAPGSVATFLLFLVGAVRLWRRRPALVVLLLTPLPLTFVAAAWHAYPYGGSARTSLYMAPAIGLLTGLGAWVALHFVVRQLVRAMRARGGIWTRPWPFHLRNGVYAATAALALFMVGAVLADVIQPYKSLSVYRGREAVRAVARQTAPGDRWVIFNADRQVPYAPYLGDWHGVGGQFVFDALRFAPPQIELAPPPESVSAPPGGRVWLLAYRAVHPKVDFSDEQLEAYVQALSARLGSPQRTEHSIKSEELKQEALIVYRFDHR, from the coding sequence GTGCCGCGACAACGACCAACCGCGCGTCAGCTCACGCTCGCACTAGCTGTGCTCGGCCTGATCTGGCGCACGGTTCACTACGCGCTGGGCATGCCGATCTGGGGGGACGAGGCGTTCGTCGCCGTCGACTTGGTCGTGCGCGACTACCGCGAGATGATCGAGCCGTCGGTGTATGGGCAGATCGTCCCGTTGCTGTTCATGTGGGCCGAACTCGCCATCAGCCGCGTGCTGGGGCTTTCCGAGCAGGCGCTGCACCTGCTGCCGTACGTGGCCGGCGTCGTGGCCCTGCTGCTGTTCTGGCGGTTTGCCGGTCGCGTGTTGCCGCGCCGCGCGGCGCTGCTCGCGATCGGCATTTTTGCGGCCTCGTTCTACGTGGTGCGACACTCGGCCGAGGTGAAGCCCTACGAAACGGACCTGCTCGTCGCGCTGGGCATGACGATGCTGGCGTGGAGCGTGTTCGAACAACCGCGCTCGGCGGCGCGGTGGGTCGCGCTGGTCGTGCTGGCCGCGGTCTCGCCGTGGTGCGCGTACCCCGTCGCGTTCATCGGCGGCAGCGTCGGCGTGCTGCTGACGTGGCTGCTGGTGCGCGAGAAAGGCCGCGCGGGCGTACTCGCCGGCTGGCTCGCGTTCGGGCTCGTCTTCTGTGCGAGCTACGGGTGGATGTACTGGGTCTACGGGCGGCCCCATGCACAATTCGCGAGCCACCTGACCGAGATCACGATGTGGCGCAAGACGTTTCCACCGCTGGCGGAGCCGTGGAAATTGCCGGCGTGGTTTGTCGGTATTCACACGGGACTCATGTTCGCGTATCCGCACGGCGGGACCGCGCCTGGCAGCGTCGCCACGTTCCTGCTGTTCCTGGTGGGCGCCGTGCGGTTGTGGCGGCGGCGGCCGGCGCTCGTCGTGCTGCTGCTGACGCCGTTGCCGCTGACGTTCGTCGCCGCCGCTTGGCACGCGTACCCGTATGGCGGCTCGGCGCGGACGTCGCTGTACATGGCACCCGCGATCGGCCTCCTGACGGGGCTGGGCGCGTGGGTCGCGCTGCACTTCGTCGTGCGCCAGCTGGTCCGGGCGATGCGCGCGCGGGGCGGCATCTGGACGCGGCCGTGGCCCTTCCACCTGCGCAACGGCGTGTACGCGGCCACCGCGGCGCTGGCCCTGTTCATGGTCGGCGCTGTGCTCGCCGACGTGATTCAGCCGTACAAATCCCTGTCCGTTTACAGGGGACGCGAGGCGGTCCGCGCCGTCGCGCGGCAAACCGCGCCCGGCGACCGCTGGGTGATCTTCAACGCCGATCGGCAGGTGCCCTACGCGCCGTACCTGGGCGACTGGCATGGCGTGGGTGGGCAGTTTGTATTCGACGCGCTGCGTTTCGCACCGCCGCAGATCGAGTTGGCACCGCCGCCGGAGTCGGTCTCCGCACCGCCGGGCGGCCGCGTGTGGCTGCTCGCGTACCGGGCCGTGCACCCGAAGGTGGACTTCTCGGACGAGCAGCTCGAGGCGTATGTGCAGGCGCTGAGCGCGCGGCTCGGTTCGCCGCAGCGCACGGAGCACAGCATCAAGAGCGAGGAATTGAAGCAGGAAGCGCTGATCGTCTACCGGTTCGATCACCGGTAG
- a CDS encoding TraR/DksA C4-type zinc finger protein, producing MSTDQLLTPEEVEQFRQLLLEKRAEILGDVSTLHNEALNKDRRDAAGDLSSMPIHMADLGSDNYELEFTLGLIEGERAILKEIDEALERIRNNTYGICLATGKPIGKARLKAKPWAKYSYEYTLAQEQGQARRF from the coding sequence ATCAGCACCGACCAGTTGCTGACGCCCGAGGAGGTCGAGCAGTTCCGCCAGTTGCTCCTCGAGAAGCGGGCGGAGATCCTCGGCGACGTCTCCACGCTGCACAACGAAGCGCTGAACAAGGACCGTCGCGACGCCGCCGGCGACCTGTCGAGCATGCCGATCCACATGGCCGACCTGGGCAGCGACAATTACGAGCTGGAGTTCACGCTCGGGCTGATCGAGGGTGAGCGGGCCATCCTGAAGGAAATCGACGAGGCGCTCGAGCGTATCCGCAACAACACATACGGCATCTGCCTCGCCACCGGCAAGCCAATCGGCAAGGCCCGCCTGAAGGCCAAGCCCTGGGCCAAGTACAGCTACGAATACACTCTGGCCCAGGAGCAGGGCCAAGCACGCAGGTTCTAG
- a CDS encoding MFS transporter, translated as MSPVLAAAVVVLLEGLVLWAVFPIMSYYCAEFGGGPVAVGVMFALLSAPRVICNPLFGWLAERFGRRPLMAVASLGTMAGSILWAVSPDLTWLAVSRAIAGVFGAQAALSATVVADTTPPERRGRAMGVVGAAFGLSMVFGPLLGSEVTTQWSHAAVGWVSAALQGLSVLTVVFVLKETHPARLDPRAPRVPAPTNWQLLRRPRVTPLLLVTFGSALALSQVTTTFAMLGESVYHFAERQAGYAFTVFGLIGTLVQGGVVRVLHPRCGDRRLALVGLACIVGSALVILAQPPEWTLWLCMGLVGGGVALSTPTIAALLSGSVGPEQQGTVMGLSQGTMSLGRAAGAPLAGWFFAALTPTAPYGLTALVAVLAAALLWPIKDGRGPPPRPVPSNAA; from the coding sequence ATGTCGCCGGTGCTCGCTGCCGCCGTGGTAGTGCTGCTCGAGGGCCTCGTCCTCTGGGCGGTGTTTCCCATCATGAGCTACTACTGCGCCGAGTTCGGCGGCGGGCCGGTCGCGGTTGGGGTCATGTTCGCACTGCTGTCCGCGCCGCGCGTGATCTGCAATCCACTGTTCGGGTGGCTGGCCGAGCGGTTCGGGCGGCGGCCGCTGATGGCGGTCGCGAGCCTCGGCACGATGGCCGGCTCGATTCTCTGGGCCGTGTCGCCGGACCTCACCTGGCTGGCCGTGTCGCGCGCGATCGCAGGCGTGTTTGGTGCGCAGGCGGCGTTGTCCGCGACCGTCGTGGCCGACACGACGCCGCCGGAGCGGCGCGGCCGCGCGATGGGCGTGGTCGGGGCGGCCTTCGGTCTCTCCATGGTCTTCGGCCCGCTCCTCGGCAGTGAAGTGACCACGCAGTGGTCACATGCCGCCGTCGGGTGGGTCAGCGCCGCCTTGCAGGGCCTGTCGGTGCTGACGGTCGTGTTCGTCCTGAAGGAGACGCACCCGGCGCGGCTGGACCCACGCGCGCCGCGTGTTCCGGCCCCGACCAACTGGCAACTGTTGCGCCGGCCACGTGTCACGCCGTTGCTGCTCGTCACGTTCGGCAGCGCGTTGGCGCTGTCGCAGGTGACGACCACGTTCGCGATGCTGGGCGAGAGTGTCTACCACTTTGCGGAGCGCCAGGCCGGGTACGCCTTCACGGTGTTCGGATTGATCGGGACTCTGGTGCAGGGCGGCGTCGTGCGGGTCCTGCACCCGCGCTGCGGCGATCGCAGGCTGGCGCTGGTCGGCCTGGCGTGTATCGTGGGCAGCGCGCTCGTGATCCTCGCGCAGCCGCCCGAGTGGACGCTGTGGCTGTGCATGGGACTGGTCGGCGGCGGTGTGGCGCTGAGTACGCCGACCATCGCCGCGCTGTTGTCGGGCAGCGTCGGGCCGGAGCAGCAGGGCACGGTCATGGGGCTGAGCCAGGGCACGATGTCGCTGGGACGGGCGGCGGGCGCTCCACTGGCCGGCTGGTTCTTCGCGGCACTGACGCCGACGGCGCCGTACGGCCTGACCGCTCTGGTCGCCGTCCTGGCCGCGGCGCTGCTCTGGCCGATCAAGGACGGGCGGGGCCCACCGCCGCGGCCGGTACCGTCCAATGCAGCCTGA